The Desulfovibrio desulfuricans region GTATGGACTGCACTGGCTCCCGGCGCGAAAGCGTCAGCGGCACCGCGCCGCCGTCCGCCTTGAGCAGACGCACGGAGGCTGTGATGCCAGCCTCGGCAAGGGCAGCCTCCACGGCATCCAGAAATTCATTGTGCAGGCGCTGCACGGCGGCATTGAAATAGGCGGTTGCCATGCGCCGGGGAAAGTTGAGCCGCCCCGAGAGCCTGTGCCCCACGGTTATGGACATCTGCGGCACAGCCGACCGCACGGCTTCGCTCATGGCCAGTTCGTGCACGGCATTGCGCGGCGAAAATTTGCCCACGCAGGCCACGGCGGCAACCCCCGCCGCCTCCCATTCCCTGACAGCGGCAGGCAAGGAGGCAGTGCGCAGGGGGCTGACCTCCACGCCCCGGTGGTCCAGCCCGCCGGGAACAACGCAGACATGCGCGCCCATTGCAAAACGATGCGGATCAAGCCCCGGCCCGGCGGAAAGGGCCAGCCCCACAGGGTCGGCGCGATCCTGCACCAGGGCGTTGACGGCCAGGGTCGCCCCAAGGGTCACGCGTGAAATAGCGCCAAAATCGCAGCCAGGGGCAGCCGTTGCCAGGGCGGCGAGCACCTCGCGCACAGACGCGGGCAGATTGTCGTGACGGGTGCGCGCCTTGGCGCTGGCCACCAAACGGGCGGGGGGCAAAGCTTCGGCACCAAGTCCCTCTGCGCCAATTTCGCCCGGAGCCAGTTCTTCTGCGGCGGCATCGCAGGCAAGCAGCACGGCATCGGTGTGCGTGCCCCCGGCGTCAATGCCCAGCACATATGTTTCGCTCATAATTCCGGCCTCATAATACTTGTTTGCTGACCCTGAACATACGGCATCGCCATCCTCAGGGCCAGCCCTTATTATTGGGCAGTTTTCAGGCGGCATTACCCGCCCTGCCCGCCGCGCATCCCCCTTGCATGTTCCTGGCGCTCGCTCCATGCGCCCGCAATTGTGGATATTCTTTCTCCCACTGGCGCAATTGCTTGCCATATGCGGTCATTTTCAGTAGATTTTTGCTCTTGCGGCAACCGCCGGGACTGCCCCGGCGCGCCCGCGTCTTATACAGCAGGCTACTGCGGAGGAAAGCCATGCAGAACGCAAAGTTTATCTGGTTTGACGGAAAAATGCTCCCTTCTGAACAAGCACAGGTTCATGTGCTGACCCACGCCTTGCATTACGGCAGCGCCGTATTTGAAGGCATTCGCGCATACGCCTGCGCCGACGGCACTTCTGCCGTATTCCGTCTGGAAGACCACTGCAAGCGCCTAATTAACTCCGCTAAGATTATGCGCCTGGAAGTACCCTTCACGGCTGAACAGCTCGTAGCCGCCTGTATTGAGACCCTCAAGGCCAATAAACTGCCCGAAGGTTACGTGCGCCCCCTTTCTTTCGTGGGCCATGGCGAAATGGGCGTCTACCCCGGCAACAACCCGGTGCAGACCATCATCGCCGCCTGGGCCTGGGGCGCGTATCTTGGCGCAGAAGCTCTTGAAAAGGGCATCCGCGTCAAGACCAGCAGCTTTGCCCGCAGCCATGTGAATACCAGCATGTCCAAGGCCAAGGCCGCCGGCAACTACATCAACTCCATCCTTGCCAAGGTGGAAGCCAAGGAAGACGGCTATGACGAAGCCGTGATGCTCGACACCAACGGCTATGTTTCCGAAGCCACGGGCGAGAACATCTTTATCGTGCGCGACGGCGTGATCAAAACCACGCCCTGGACGTCCATTCTGGGCGGCCTCACGCGCGACTCCGTCATGAAGCTTGCCAGAGACCTCGGCTACACCGTGGAAGAACAGCAGTTCACCCGCGATGAATTCTACATCGCTGATGAAGCGTTCTTTACCGGCACCGCGGCTGAAATCACCCCCATCCGCGAGCTTGACCACCGCCAGATCGGCGTTGGGCACGCTGGCCCGGTGACCAAGCACCTGCAAAAAGAATACTTTGCCATCGTCAAGGGCGAAAATCCCAAATACGAAGGCTGGCTGCACCGCTTTACCATTTAGTGCAGACAAACGGCGGGCCGCAATGCCGCCGCTTAGAGAGATATGCATCCGGCAGCTCCGCCCTCGCGGGGCTGCCGGATACCAAAGAGTAAACAAGTCCGCCCTGCGTCGTAATCCGGCGCAACACGGACACAACAGGTAACAGCCTTTCCTGCGGGTTCGCGCATAGCGCAATCCGGGACTGCCCGACAGCCCGTTGGTCATCTTTCAAAGGCAACGAGCGCCATGAAACATCTTTCCCTCGCCGCACGATACAGGCCGCAAAACTTCGCCCAGGTAGCAGGACAGGACATGGTCAAGGCCGTCCTTTCCCGTGCTGCGGCAGAAGACAGGCCCGCAGCCGCCTACCTTTTGAGCGGCACTCGCGGCGTGGGCAAAACCACCATTGCCCGTATTTTTGCCAAGGCGCTCAACTGCCAGCACGCTCCGGGGCCGGAACCCTGCAACCAGTGCGAGCAGTGCCGCAAGATCACCCAGGGCGTTCACGTTGACGTGACCGAAATCGACGGCGCTTCCAACAACAGTGTGGAAGACGCCCGCTCCCTGCGTGAAACCATCGGCTACGCGCCCATGGAAGGCCGCTACAAGATTTTCATCATTGACGAAGCTCATATGCTCACCCGCAACGCCTTCAACGCGTTGCTGAAAACGCTGGAAGAACCGCCGGAACGCGTGGTCTTTATCTTTGCCACCACCGAGGCGCACAAATTCCCCATCACCATTGTGAGCCGCTGCCAGCATTTTGTGTTTCGCCACCTGAGCGAAGACGCGCTCTTTGCCCACCTCACCGCCGTGCTACGCAAGGAAAACGCGGCCTTTGAAGAAGGGGCCGTGCGGCTTATTGCTCGCAGGGCGGCGGGCAGCGTGCGCGACAGCATGTCGCTGCTCGATCAGACCCTCGCCCTTGGCGGCGAGGAACTCACCGTTGCAGCCACCCGGCAGGTGCTCGGCCTTGCAGGGCAGGAACTGTTTGCAGAGCTGTTTACCGCCCTGCAAGGGCAGGATTGCGCCGCCGTGGCAAACCTGTGCGGGCAGATATTGCAGCAGGGTGTGGATATTGGCTTTTTCATGCGTGAGCTTGCGGGCAATCTGCGCAACCTCTTTTTGCTGCGCCAGAGTGGTCAGGCCATTGTGCCGAGCCTGCGCCTCCCCGCAGACGAAGCCGCCCTCTGGCAGGGCATTGCCCCGCAATTTTCTGCCGCTCACCTGCACGCGGCATGGCAGATGGCTCTTGACGCGCAACGCGGCATAGTGCAAAGCCCGGAACCAGCAGCAGCGCTTGAACTGCTTTTGCTCAACCTTGCCCTGCTGCCGCAGTTGCTGCCCGTTGGGCAGGCCACGCCCGGCCCCGGCGGCCAGGCTGGCGGAGCTGGTCAGTCATCAGTGCAGGCCCCAAGTCAGGCAGCCGCACAGGGAAGCCAACAGCAGGCTCAGGCAGTGCCCCCCTCTGCGCAGCGTATGGAAAGCAGTGCGGGAATGCCCGCCGGAAGCGCGCAGGTGGCTCAATCCCGCCCCAGGGATGCCGCCACCGGGCAGCACGCCGCCAATGATGCGGACGATGCGGAATCTGACGAGCCTGACGCGGCCCAGAGTTTTGCTGCCCCCACGCACCGCCCCTGGCGGCCCGGTGCGCAAACAGGAGCAGCGCAAGCTGATCAGGGCAGCACAGATCTGGCCATCTCAGATTTGGGTAGGCCAAATCAGGGTAGCCCCGGCCAGAAGGCCCTCCGTCAGGAAGATTCTGACTCACGAAATTTCGGGCAAGATGATTCTGGACAAAATGGAGCTGGCTCCAGTAATTCTGACCAGCCGGACTCCGGC contains the following coding sequences:
- the dnaX gene encoding DNA polymerase III subunit gamma/tau; the protein is MKHLSLAARYRPQNFAQVAGQDMVKAVLSRAAAEDRPAAAYLLSGTRGVGKTTIARIFAKALNCQHAPGPEPCNQCEQCRKITQGVHVDVTEIDGASNNSVEDARSLRETIGYAPMEGRYKIFIIDEAHMLTRNAFNALLKTLEEPPERVVFIFATTEAHKFPITIVSRCQHFVFRHLSEDALFAHLTAVLRKENAAFEEGAVRLIARRAAGSVRDSMSLLDQTLALGGEELTVAATRQVLGLAGQELFAELFTALQGQDCAAVANLCGQILQQGVDIGFFMRELAGNLRNLFLLRQSGQAIVPSLRLPADEAALWQGIAPQFSAAHLHAAWQMALDAQRGIVQSPEPAAALELLLLNLALLPQLLPVGQATPGPGGQAGGAGQSSVQAPSQAAAQGSQQQAQAVPPSAQRMESSAGMPAGSAQVAQSRPRDAATGQHAANDADDAESDEPDAAQSFAAPTHRPWRPGAQTGAAQADQGSTDLAISDLGRPNQGSPGQKALRQEDSDSRNFGQDDSGQNGAGSSNSDQPDSGASVADGQGFNRGGAGTPGQGKQEGQAACNWAAFCDFCSSWQGAGRDMPRQHLLRSVSAIWADGILRLAPKAETQLFQLERGREELTAALAAYGAGQTQLELVAPRPYRPEAELIEEFSQRPELQPCLEVLNARVKGCRPVDQDNR
- a CDS encoding branched-chain amino acid transaminase gives rise to the protein MQNAKFIWFDGKMLPSEQAQVHVLTHALHYGSAVFEGIRAYACADGTSAVFRLEDHCKRLINSAKIMRLEVPFTAEQLVAACIETLKANKLPEGYVRPLSFVGHGEMGVYPGNNPVQTIIAAWAWGAYLGAEALEKGIRVKTSSFARSHVNTSMSKAKAAGNYINSILAKVEAKEDGYDEAVMLDTNGYVSEATGENIFIVRDGVIKTTPWTSILGGLTRDSVMKLARDLGYTVEEQQFTRDEFYIADEAFFTGTAAEITPIRELDHRQIGVGHAGPVTKHLQKEYFAIVKGENPKYEGWLHRFTI